A genomic window from Populus nigra chromosome 7, ddPopNigr1.1, whole genome shotgun sequence includes:
- the LOC133699087 gene encoding protein DJ-1 homolog D-like, protein MANCKPQKKVLLLCGDYMEDYEAMVPFQALQAYGIAVDAVCPGKKAGDYCRTTVGDSGAYHGYQTYTEKPGHNFSLNATFDEVDFSKYDALVIPGGRAPEYLAINESVLNCARQFSDSGKLIAAICHGQLILAAAGLLKGRKCTAYHALRPVLIDAGAHWIEPKTMMDCVSDGNLITGVIYKAHPEYIQLVVKALGGKIAGSDKRILFLCGDFMEDYEVTVPLQSLQALGCHVDAVCPKKKAGDFCPTAVHDFEGDQTYTEKPGHNFILTASYEGLDASSYDALVIPGGRSPEYLALDETVIALVKKFMQSKKPVASICHGQQILAAAGVLKGRKCTAYPAVKLNVVLGGATWLEPDPIDRCYTDENLVTGAAWPGHPQFVSQLMALLGIRVSF, encoded by the exons ATGGCTAATTGCAAGCCACAGAAGAAAGTTCTATTGTTATGTGGGGATTACATGGAAGATTATGAG GCTATGGTTCCATTTCAAGCCTTGCAGGCTTATGGAATAGCAGTTGATGCTGTTTGTCCTGGAAAGAAAGCTGGTGATTATTGCCGCACTACAGTTGGGGACTCTGGTGCCTATCATGGATATCAG ACTTATACTGAGAAGCCTGGGCACAACTTTAGTCTCAATGCAACTTTCGATGAAGTTGATTTCAGCAAATATGATGCGCTTGTTATACCAGGAGGAAGGGCTCCAGAATATCTTGCCATCAATGAATCTGTGTTAAATTGTGCGAGGCAATTTTCCGATTCAGGAAAGCTGATTGCTGCTATTTGCCATGGGCAATTGATCTTGGCAGCTGCAGGCTTATTAAAAGGTCGGAAGTGCACTGCATACCATGCTCTGAGACCTGTTCTCATCGATGCCGGTGCTCATTGGATTGAACCCAAAACCATGATGGATTGTGTTTCTGATGGCAATCTCATTACTGGAGTTATATATAAGGCGCATCCTGAGTACATCCAACTTGTTGTGAAGGCACTGGGAGGCAAGATAGCTGGTTCAGATAAAAGGATTCTGTTTCTCTGTGGG GATTTCATGGAAGATTATGAGGTTACTGTTCCTCTTCAATCCCTTCAAGCTCTTGGGTGCCACGTTGATGCAGTTTGCCCCAAGAAGAAGGCTGGGGATTTCTGCCCGACTGCAGTCCATGACTTTGAAGGTGACCAAACATACACTGAGAAGCCAGGCCATAATTTCATTCTAACAGCTTCCTATGAAGGCTTGGATGCCTCGAGTTACGACGCTCTCGTCATCCCTGGAGGCCGGTCTCCAGAATATTTGGCACTGGATGAGACAGTGATTGCCttggtgaagaaattcatgcaatCAAAGAAGCCAGTTGCCTCTATTTGTCACGGGCAGCAGATCCTAGCTGCTGCGGGAGTTCTCAAG GGAAGAAAGTGCACCGCATACCCTGCCGTGAAGCTGAACGTCGTCTTGGGAGGGGCAACATGGCTAGAACCGGATCCAATCGATCGTTGCTACACCGACGAAAACCTGGTCACCGGAGCTGCATGGCCAGGGCACCCTCAGTTTGTGTCTCAGCTGATGGCCTTACTTGGTATCCGAGTGTCATTCTAG